Proteins encoded by one window of Hylaeus volcanicus isolate JK05 chromosome 7, UHH_iyHylVolc1.0_haploid, whole genome shotgun sequence:
- the LOC128879689 gene encoding protein phosphatase 1B isoform X1, translating into MGALLDTPKTDKYNEHGSGNGLCYGVASMQGWRMEMEDAHRAITGLKGGLSDWSYFAVFDGHAGALVSEHSAEHLLECIMQTEEFKADDVITGIHSGFLRLDDEMRGLPEMCSGTEKSGSTAVCAFVSPRNIYIANCGDSRAVLCRAGGPVFSTRDHKPVLPAERERIQNAGGSVMIQRVNGALAVSRALGDYEYKTLKDRGPCEQLVSPEPEIFMRDRDDEHDEFLVLACDGIWDVMNNEELCDFIHSRLLLTDDLEAVTNQVIDTCLYKGSRDNMSIVLVTFPAAPKPSPEAQKKEVELEMAIERRIKEIVAEREDEDEFDFLKLLQILADQQFPNLPPGGGLPAKQPFIEQVFREVCPSRADSITYQEYCPILQSKLNSATADLNNNC; encoded by the exons ATGGGGGCATTGTTGGATACTCCAAAAACAGATAAATACAATGAACATGGCTCTGGCAACGGACTGTGCTACGGTGTTGCCAGCATGCAAGGTTGGAGAATGGAAATGGAAGATGCTCACAGAGCGATAACCGGCTTAAAAGGTGGTCTCTCGGATTGGAGTTATTTTGCAGTATTCGATGGCCATGCTGGTGCATTAGTATCTGAGCATAGTGCAGAACACTTACTAGAGTGTATAATGCAAACAGAAGAATTTAAAGCAGATGATGTTATCACAGGGATTCATTCTGGTTTCCTTCGACTAGACGATGAAATGAGAGGCTTGCCAGAAATGTGCTCTGGCACAGAAAAATCTGGTTCTACAGCTGTTTGTGCATTTGTATCTCccagaaatatatatattgccAATTGTGGTGATTCTCGAGCTGTACTTTGTCGAGCGGGAGGTCCAGTTTTCTCAACACGAGATCACAAACCTGTCTTACCAgcagagagagaaagaattcAAAATGCTGGTGGTAGTGTAATGATCCAGAGAGTTAACGGAGCTTTAGCTGTTTCTCGCGCACTGGGAGATTACGAgtacaaaacattaaaagatCGAGGTCCCTGTGAACAGTTAGTGTCACCAGAACCAGAAATATTTATGCGAGATAGAGACGATGAACACGATGAATTTCTAGTTTTAGCGTGTGATGGTATTTGGGATGTAATGAACAACGAAGAACTATGtgattttatacattcaaGGCTGCTGCTTACAGATGACTTAGAAGCAGTTACAAACCAGGTTATAGACACCTGTCTTTATAAG GGTAGCAGAGATAACATGAGTATAGTTTTGGTAACATTTCCTGCTGCTCCGAAGCCAAGTCCAGAAGCACAGAAAAAGGAAGTTGAGCTGGAAATGGCCATTGAAAGGAGAATTAAAG aaatagtCGCTGAGCGAGAGGACGAAGATGAATTCGACTTTTTGAAGCTACTACAAATTCTTGCGGACCAACAGTTTCCTAATTTGCCTCCTGGTGGTGGTCTTCCGGCTAA GCAACCTTTCATTGAACAAGTGTTTCGAGAAGTATGTCCCAGCCGAGCGGATAGT ATCACATATCAAGAATACTGTCCTATCCTGCAGTCCAAGTTGAACTCTGCAACTGCTGATCTCAATAATAACTGTTAG
- the LOC128879689 gene encoding protein phosphatase 1B isoform X3 has product MGALLDTPKTDKYNEHGSGNGLCYGVASMQGWRMEMEDAHRAITGLKGGLSDWSYFAVFDGHAGALVSEHSAEHLLECIMQTEEFKADDVITGIHSGFLRLDDEMRGLPEMCSGTEKSGSTAVCAFVSPRNIYIANCGDSRAVLCRAGGPVFSTRDHKPVLPAERERIQNAGGSVMIQRVNGALAVSRALGDYEYKTLKDRGPCEQLVSPEPEIFMRDRDDEHDEFLVLACDGIWDVMNNEELCDFIHSRLLLTDDLEAVTNQVIDTCLYKGSRDNMSIVLVTFPAAPKPSPEAQKKEVELEMAIERRIKEIVAEREDEDEFDFLKLLQILADQQFPNLPPGGGLPAKQPFIEQVFREVCPSRADSLL; this is encoded by the exons ATGGGGGCATTGTTGGATACTCCAAAAACAGATAAATACAATGAACATGGCTCTGGCAACGGACTGTGCTACGGTGTTGCCAGCATGCAAGGTTGGAGAATGGAAATGGAAGATGCTCACAGAGCGATAACCGGCTTAAAAGGTGGTCTCTCGGATTGGAGTTATTTTGCAGTATTCGATGGCCATGCTGGTGCATTAGTATCTGAGCATAGTGCAGAACACTTACTAGAGTGTATAATGCAAACAGAAGAATTTAAAGCAGATGATGTTATCACAGGGATTCATTCTGGTTTCCTTCGACTAGACGATGAAATGAGAGGCTTGCCAGAAATGTGCTCTGGCACAGAAAAATCTGGTTCTACAGCTGTTTGTGCATTTGTATCTCccagaaatatatatattgccAATTGTGGTGATTCTCGAGCTGTACTTTGTCGAGCGGGAGGTCCAGTTTTCTCAACACGAGATCACAAACCTGTCTTACCAgcagagagagaaagaattcAAAATGCTGGTGGTAGTGTAATGATCCAGAGAGTTAACGGAGCTTTAGCTGTTTCTCGCGCACTGGGAGATTACGAgtacaaaacattaaaagatCGAGGTCCCTGTGAACAGTTAGTGTCACCAGAACCAGAAATATTTATGCGAGATAGAGACGATGAACACGATGAATTTCTAGTTTTAGCGTGTGATGGTATTTGGGATGTAATGAACAACGAAGAACTATGtgattttatacattcaaGGCTGCTGCTTACAGATGACTTAGAAGCAGTTACAAACCAGGTTATAGACACCTGTCTTTATAAG GGTAGCAGAGATAACATGAGTATAGTTTTGGTAACATTTCCTGCTGCTCCGAAGCCAAGTCCAGAAGCACAGAAAAAGGAAGTTGAGCTGGAAATGGCCATTGAAAGGAGAATTAAAG aaatagtCGCTGAGCGAGAGGACGAAGATGAATTCGACTTTTTGAAGCTACTACAAATTCTTGCGGACCAACAGTTTCCTAATTTGCCTCCTGGTGGTGGTCTTCCGGCTAA GCAACCTTTCATTGAACAAGTGTTTCGAGAAGTATGTCCCAGCCGAGCGGATAGT TTATTATAA
- the LOC128879689 gene encoding protein phosphatase 1B isoform X2, translating into MGALLDTPKTDKYNEHGSGNGLCYGVASMQGWRMEMEDAHRAITGLKGGLSDWSYFAVFDGHAGALVSEHSAEHLLECIMQTEEFKADDVITGIHSGFLRLDDEMRGLPEMCSGTEKSGSTAVCAFVSPRNIYIANCGDSRAVLCRAGGPVFSTRDHKPVLPAERERIQNAGGSVMIQRVNGALAVSRALGDYEYKTLKDRGPCEQLVSPEPEIFMRDRDDEHDEFLVLACDGIWDVMNNEELCDFIHSRLLLTDDLEAVTNQVIDTCLYKGSRDNMSIVLVTFPAAPKPSPEAQKKEVELEMAIERRIKEIVAEREDEDEFDFLKLLQILADQQFPNLPPGGGLPAKQPFIEQVFREVCPSRADSKSQAS; encoded by the exons ATGGGGGCATTGTTGGATACTCCAAAAACAGATAAATACAATGAACATGGCTCTGGCAACGGACTGTGCTACGGTGTTGCCAGCATGCAAGGTTGGAGAATGGAAATGGAAGATGCTCACAGAGCGATAACCGGCTTAAAAGGTGGTCTCTCGGATTGGAGTTATTTTGCAGTATTCGATGGCCATGCTGGTGCATTAGTATCTGAGCATAGTGCAGAACACTTACTAGAGTGTATAATGCAAACAGAAGAATTTAAAGCAGATGATGTTATCACAGGGATTCATTCTGGTTTCCTTCGACTAGACGATGAAATGAGAGGCTTGCCAGAAATGTGCTCTGGCACAGAAAAATCTGGTTCTACAGCTGTTTGTGCATTTGTATCTCccagaaatatatatattgccAATTGTGGTGATTCTCGAGCTGTACTTTGTCGAGCGGGAGGTCCAGTTTTCTCAACACGAGATCACAAACCTGTCTTACCAgcagagagagaaagaattcAAAATGCTGGTGGTAGTGTAATGATCCAGAGAGTTAACGGAGCTTTAGCTGTTTCTCGCGCACTGGGAGATTACGAgtacaaaacattaaaagatCGAGGTCCCTGTGAACAGTTAGTGTCACCAGAACCAGAAATATTTATGCGAGATAGAGACGATGAACACGATGAATTTCTAGTTTTAGCGTGTGATGGTATTTGGGATGTAATGAACAACGAAGAACTATGtgattttatacattcaaGGCTGCTGCTTACAGATGACTTAGAAGCAGTTACAAACCAGGTTATAGACACCTGTCTTTATAAG GGTAGCAGAGATAACATGAGTATAGTTTTGGTAACATTTCCTGCTGCTCCGAAGCCAAGTCCAGAAGCACAGAAAAAGGAAGTTGAGCTGGAAATGGCCATTGAAAGGAGAATTAAAG aaatagtCGCTGAGCGAGAGGACGAAGATGAATTCGACTTTTTGAAGCTACTACAAATTCTTGCGGACCAACAGTTTCCTAATTTGCCTCCTGGTGGTGGTCTTCCGGCTAA GCAACCTTTCATTGAACAAGTGTTTCGAGAAGTATGTCCCAGCCGAGCGGATAGT AAGTCACAAGCCAGTTAG